The following is a genomic window from Alphaproteobacteria bacterium LSUCC0396.
TTCAGGCGGCTGTCGCACCGGTAGCCGGCAAGGTGCATTTCGCGATGAAGGCCAATTCGGCGCTTGGTGTGCTGGCTTTGATCGGGCGGCTTGGCGGTGGTATGGATATCGTGTCTACTGGCGAGTTGGCGCGTGCCAAGGCAGCCGGTATCAATCCGGCTGATGTGGTGTTTTCCGGGGTTGGCAAAACCGCTGATGACATCCGGCAGGCGCTTGGCGATGGTATTGGCCAGATCAATGCCGAATCCGCCCCTGAAGTGGCCGCCATCAGCGCGATTGCCGCTGAAATGGGATTGGTTGCACCGGTCGCGTTACGGGTCAATGTTGATGTGAATCCGGGCACCCTTGCAAAAATTTCAACCGGTCAACGCGACACAAAATTCGGCATTTCAACCGACCAGTGCGAAGCCGCTGATCTATATCGCAAACTGACCGAAGATGCGCATATCCGGCCTTCTGGTCTGGCCGTTCATATCGGCTCGCAGATCCGTAATCTGGCACCGTTCGAGACTGCCTATTCGGCACTTCTGGCGCTTGCGATCGACCTTCGCGATGCGGGAATGCCCGTGCCCAATCTTGACCTTGGCGGCGGTGTCGGGGTTGATTATGACATGGCTGGCCCAACCGATTTCACCGCCTATGGGGCGATGGTCGAACGGCTGTTCAAGGATCAGGGCTTTACTCTTGGCTTTGAGCCGGGACGGTCGATCATTGCCAATAATGGTGCGCTGATCACCAAGGTTATCTATGCCAAAGAGGGCGATAATAAGCGCTTTGTCATTGTTGATGCAGCGATGAATGATCTATTGCGGCCAACGCTTTATGAGGCGCATCACCCAATCTGGACACTTGCCGCGCCAAAGCCTGTGACAGGCAAGGCCGATATTGTCGGGCCGGTTTGCGAAACTGGTGATTATCTGGGGCTAGACCGGGATATGCCCGATCTTTTTGCCGGTGACGGGCTTGCCATCATGTCAGCCGGTGCTTACGGCGCGGTGATGGCGTCTGGCTATAACAGCCGGTCACCTGCCGCAGAAATTTTGGTGCTGGATGGCACCGCGCATCTGCTACGCGGGGCCCGCCCCATTGCCGAGATAATCAATGATGAAACAATCCCCACCTTCGCCACTCTATAGGGCTAGATTTTCGCACTGGCAAAAGCACTAGAAAGCGCATTGGGATCATCACTCAAGCACGGGTTGCGATAGTGGCACAACGCTAACATCAGCCTTTAGGCCAACATCAATATCAAGCTGGACAAAAAACCGGCTTTGCTTTTTGGCACCAATAATCCGGTCATCGGGCCAGATCAGGGTTTCCTGCAAAATTGCGCCGGCCGGGCTAGTTACCTTTACCAGCAACGGTGCAGCATGACAGCGCCATAAACCATCATTACGAAGCGCACCCCGAAGCCGCAGCATATCACCGACATAAGACCCATCGAGATCAACCACAAGCAACTGATCCAGTGGCAGGCGAATCGCAAGGCCGGCCCATTGAAAAACGCCAATCAGGCTGGGCAGATAGCTGGTAATGATTGCGCGCGCTTGAATTATGCCCACCAATATGACAGCACCTGTTAAAAGCCCAATGACCGGCAAACGGGCTTTGTGCCAATAATCGTCCAAATCCAGAGTTTCATGCCGATCATCATTTGCCCCTAAGCGCACCGTCCAGATATGATCACAAATCCTGCAATGAACCGGTTGACCAGCGGGGTGTAACCGCAGCCGATCGACCCGGAAAATCGTCTCGCATTGCGGGCAGGTAAGCAGCATCAGCCTCTCTTGCTTTAGGTTTTCCTAATATGTTTCTACTGCAAGCAAGGTTTTGCACAAACACTGCATCCAGATCATTAGGGCTATCCACCAGCAGATCGGTCTTTACCACTGGTTTTGGTTGGCAATTCCGGCATAATTCCTATTATGAAAAGCGGTATGGCTAGGGTGAAAACAGTTTCTGCGGGGCGAACCGGAATGACAGCAAAATCAGTGCTGGTCATCCTGCTTCTTGGCTGCGCCTATTTTCTGGCCGGATTACAGCATTTTGTCCTAACCCTTCCCAAGGTTGATCAGGCGACCACCGTACCCACCGACGGCATTGTGGTGATTACTGGCGGGCAGCAACGCCTCGCCGAAGGGCTGGATCTTTTGCAGAATGGTGCTGGCAAGGCGCTTTTGGTGTCAGGCGTTGGGCGGGGTGTAAACAAGGCTATTCTTGCTGATAATCTGAACCTTGATGGGACCGCAGCGGCACTGTTTGATTGTTGCGTGACGCTGGAATTTGAGGCTGGCGACACCAGAGAAAATGCGGTCGCGGCGCGGCAATGGGCCACCGCCAATCAGTTCCAGTCGTTGCGGCTCGTCACGGCAAATTATCACATGCCCCGCGCCAAATCAGTTTTTGCCCAGAGATTGCCAGATTTTACACTTCATTATTCGGCAGTTAGCCCGACTGATCTCGACCTTGAAACATGGTGGAAAACCCCGCCGATTATCCGGCTTCTGGCACGCGAATATGCGAAATATCTGACCGAACCGCTGGCCGGTTTAATCCTGACCCGCGTCGATGATTGAGCGTCGGATCTCACGCGTACGGGTAAACAAGGCTTCCAGCTTGTCGCCCTCCTGCCACCGGATCGCCCGCTGCAAATAACTGAGATCTTCGGAAAAACGCTGCAACATTTCCAGCACCGCCGCATCATTATTCAAAAAGACATCGCGCCACATCACCGGATCAGAGGCGGCAATTCGGGTGAAATCACGAAATCCTGATGCCGAAAAACGGATCACATCATTTTTCAACTGGGTTTCCAGATCAACCGCCGTCCCCACGATCGTATAGGCGATCAGATGCGGCAAATGCGACGTTAACGCCAATACCTTATCATGATATTCGGGACTCATCCGCTCACACACCGACCCAAGACCAGTGATATAGGTCTCTAACCGCGTTACCACAGCCTCATCGCTCGCCAACGGCAAAATAATCCAATAGCGGCCGTCAAACAGCGCCTCGAAACCTGCCCCCGGACCCGAATGTTCGGTACCGGCAAGCGGATGCGATGGCACCCAGAAAACATCATCACGCAAATGCGGCGCAACATCGCGCACAACCGATGTTTTGGTTGATCCGGTATCGGTCAACACTGCACCCGGTTTCATATGTGGCAAAATCTGTTCGGCAAGCGCACCAACGGCACCAACCGGCACCGCCATGATCACAAGATCGGCATCCTGTACCGCCAAGGCTGCATCCGCTTCAAAATGATCAACAAGCTGGAGGCGCGCCACCGTCACCGCGACTTCGGGCGAACGGTCACTACCGATCACGCTACCAGCAAGCCCGCCGCGGCGCGTTGCAAGCGAAATTGAGGCCCCGATCAGCCCCATGCCAATCACCGCCACCTTGTCGTAAATTAGTGTCATTATTCTGCTTTCACTTTTTTGTCTTTGCTGTTCATCTATCCGGCAAATCTGATTATCCGGCACCGGATTAGCGCGCGTAAACCCCGACAAGCCGTGCCGCATCTGGCAATGCTGCACCAGCAGCGTCGTCACCGTGATGGCCGTCAAAA
Proteins encoded in this region:
- the lysA gene encoding diaminopimelate decarboxylase, translated to MCAFYRDDSQQLCVDGLALTDIAATYGSPVYVYSGAGITEAFTQFQAAVAPVAGKVHFAMKANSALGVLALIGRLGGGMDIVSTGELARAKAAGINPADVVFSGVGKTADDIRQALGDGIGQINAESAPEVAAISAIAAEMGLVAPVALRVNVDVNPGTLAKISTGQRDTKFGISTDQCEAADLYRKLTEDAHIRPSGLAVHIGSQIRNLAPFETAYSALLALAIDLRDAGMPVPNLDLGGGVGVDYDMAGPTDFTAYGAMVERLFKDQGFTLGFEPGRSIIANNGALITKVIYAKEGDNKRFVIVDAAMNDLLRPTLYEAHHPIWTLAAPKPVTGKADIVGPVCETGDYLGLDRDMPDLFAGDGLAIMSAGAYGAVMASGYNSRSPAAEILVLDGTAHLLRGARPIAEIINDETIPTFATL
- a CDS encoding zinc-ribbon domain-containing protein; translation: MLLTCPQCETIFRVDRLRLHPAGQPVHCRICDHIWTVRLGANDDRHETLDLDDYWHKARLPVIGLLTGAVILVGIIQARAIITSYLPSLIGVFQWAGLAIRLPLDQLLVVDLDGSYVGDMLRLRGALRNDGLWRCHAAPLLVKVTSPAGAILQETLIWPDDRIIGAKKQSRFFVQLDIDVGLKADVSVVPLSQPVLE
- a CDS encoding YdcF family protein, with the translated sequence MTAKSVLVILLLGCAYFLAGLQHFVLTLPKVDQATTVPTDGIVVITGGQQRLAEGLDLLQNGAGKALLVSGVGRGVNKAILADNLNLDGTAAALFDCCVTLEFEAGDTRENAVAARQWATANQFQSLRLVTANYHMPRAKSVFAQRLPDFTLHYSAVSPTDLDLETWWKTPPIIRLLAREYAKYLTEPLAGLILTRVDD
- a CDS encoding prephenate/arogenate dehydrogenase family protein — encoded protein: MMTLIYDKVAVIGMGLIGASISLATRRGGLAGSVIGSDRSPEVAVTVARLQLVDHFEADAALAVQDADLVIMAVPVGAVGALAEQILPHMKPGAVLTDTGSTKTSVVRDVAPHLRDDVFWVPSHPLAGTEHSGPGAGFEALFDGRYWIILPLASDEAVVTRLETYITGLGSVCERMSPEYHDKVLALTSHLPHLIAYTIVGTAVDLETQLKNDVIRFSASGFRDFTRIAASDPVMWRDVFLNNDAAVLEMLQRFSEDLSYLQRAIRWQEGDKLEALFTRTREIRRSIIDAGQD